One genomic segment of Naumovozyma castellii chromosome 9, complete genome includes these proteins:
- the VPS3 gene encoding CORVET complex subunit VPS3 (ancestral locus Anc_3.86) has product MKKNNSNTASTIMQIDPQEGPFQLHTLLSDLPPNLSFSACEGYENHLYLGTTKGDLLHYFEIEPNNYILISETKFSPSTDSKITKIVLLPLIERALVLNNEGQLILFLLPEFAPVPNTSPIQNVTDLTIFHYSKRSNIYRITIATKNALQLWKVSTTQGIIQSSKNLIQFKNCSHILQHEEILIMARSNNYEIINLKKLNANVLPLFHVFEPTPASPTLTPVMCSINSKEFLVCSGGNDPNDNAMALIVNHKGDISQGTIVLDKYPTEIAVQYPYILTNYDGSKVQVNKLLNINDDSNLPIQTISSSSESDLRIARLTATFHNDEIMDPKDKELIVEKLKLVPMLNKDIELTLQREKSYVEENLQQVSSLVCYGHQGIHVLFKKPIILQMHNKFNEEEISILENYLSEMEDKYRATMTKYEDIECKYLTLMELLLILLHCDTIDEIVIKKWSTKSGTTDIRILLYILNMEIYGNIWTFHGLEPLINNLKELKLIHKCNKGIPWLLKLLKKNLKSTNNDFSNISKTIDINFLQFYLKDDTLNFDINNFETENFPEIIDILKKQDDASKYSPILLQIYQRKQMFMEYMDLLKKDSKLDKLFQYIETNINQLPKDYVHGPQLFDDLALILNDKQDDTTKDQINQMFKILNSMDIDPHELISRVQDNIPVKVMIIEQLGVKDSHDKKFIIEYYLTKLEETIQQNNLWTQLNSFLNEYKQDLKYDKVNFISFINVKLQYNENFENFLIYFNHIKLIITNSIEQDNDKTFISGLFNEISKFDNNNILTFLLLPSPATTNQTILTNEQILTILLNCNDFMTIEQYLTKENLISVMKHYIQMHKKIYSISLVTNLLTRNINFLLNDSDQFLNILRELPQEYPLTNLFEILFPIVNRLDTKTQNLALQKALLKAELANTKEMINNLQIE; this is encoded by the coding sequence atgaagaagaacaacagCAACACTGCAAGCACAATCATGCAAATAGACCCGCAGGAAGGTCCCTTCCAATTACACACTCTATTATCAGACTTACCGccaaatttatcattctCAGCATGCGAAGGTTACGAGAACCATCTATATTTGGGTACCACCAAGGGTGATCTACTTCATTATTTCGAAATTGAACCAAATAACTACATCCTCATATCAGAGACAAAATTCTCTCCATCCACAGACTCCAAAATTACTAAAATCGTACTGTTACCACTAATTGAAAGAGCTCTcgtattaaataatgaaggtCAATTGATTCTGTTTCTTCTACCAGAATTCGCACCTGTACCCAACACTTCACCCATTCAAAACGTTACTGATCTCACAATATTCCATTACTCCAAGAGATCAAACATTTACAGGATAACCATCGCTACCAAAAACGCTCTACAATTATGGAAAGTTTCAACCACCCAGGGAATCATTCAAAGCAGCAAGAAtctcattcaattcaagaattgtaGCCACATCTTACAACATGAGGAAATTCTCATCATGGCAAGATCAAATAATTAcgaaattatcaatttgaaaaaattaaatgcAAACGTATTACCATTATTCCATGTATTTGAACCCACCCCTGCATCACCGACCCTCACCCCCGTCATGTGCTCCATTAACAGCAAGGAATTCCTGGTGTGTTCTGGAGGGAATGACCCCAATGATAACGCAATGGCTCTCATTGTGAACCATAAGGGTGACATATCCCAGGGAACAATAGTATTGGATAAGTATCCAACAGAGATCGCTGTCCAATACCCTTACATCCTGACCAATTATGACGGGTCCAAAGTACaagttaataaattattgaacATCAACGATGACTCGAACCTCCCGATACAAACAATCTCCTCCTCTTCTGAAAGCGATCTACGTATCGCGAGGCTGACCGCTACTTTCcataatgatgaaatcaTGGATCCAAAGGACAAAGAATTGATTGTCgagaaattgaagttgGTCCCCATGCTTAACAAGGATATCGAACTCACTTTACAAAGGGAGAAATCTTACGTGGAGGAAAATTTACAACAAGTTTCATCACTTGTATGCTACGGTCATCAGGGGATCCATGTCCTCTTCAAGAAGCCTATCATATTACAAATGcataataaattcaatgagGAGGAAATCtccatcttggaaaattatcTATCGGAAATGGAGGATAAATATCGTGCTACAATGACCAAATACGAGGACATTGAATGCAAGTATCTTACCTTGATGGAGTTGTTATTGATTCTATTACATTGCGataccattgatgaaattgtcaTTAAGAAGTGGTCCACGAAATCAGGGACCACAGATATAAGAATATTGTTGTATATATTGAACATGGAAATATACGGAAATATTTGGACTTTCCATGGGTTGGAACCCTTGATAAACAATttaaaggaattgaaactGATACATAAATGTAATAAGGGTATCCCATggttattgaaattattgaaaaaaaatttaaaatccACAAATAACGATTTTAGCAACATTTCCAAGACCATAGATATAAACTTTTTACAATTTTACTTAAAGGATGACACTCTTAACTTTGATATTAACAATTTTGAAACGGAAAACTTTCCTGAAATTATAGacatattaaagaaacaagatgATGCTTCCAAGTATTCTCCCATTTTACTGCAAATATACCAAAGGAAACAAATGTTTATGGAATACATGGACCTCTTGAAGAAAGACAGCAAATTGGATAAGCTGTTTCAATACATAGAAACCAACATCAACCAATTACCAAAAGATTACGTCCATGGTCCACAATTGTTCGATGATTTGGCACTCATTTTGAATGATAAGCAGGACGACACAACAAAGGATCAAATTAATCAAAtgtttaaaatattaaacTCCATGGATATTGACCCACATGAGCTTATTTCAAGAGTACAGGATAACATACCCGTAAAGGTAATGattattgaacaattggGAGTAAAAGATAGTCACGATAAGAAATTcataattgaatattatttaactaaattggaagaaaccattcaacaaaataatcTATGGACACAATTGAATTCATTCTTAAATGAATATAAACAAGATTTAAAATATGATAAGGTCAATTTTATCAGCTTCATCAACGTCAAATTacaatataatgaaaattttgaaaatttcttgatttaCTTCAATCAcatcaaattaataattaCAAATTCCATTGAACAGGACAATGACAAGACATTCATCTCTGGattattcaatgaaatttccaaatttgataataataatattctaaCATTCCTCTTATTACCATCACCCGCCACCACCAATCAAACAATTTTAACCAATGAGCAGATATTAAccatattattaaattgcAACGATTTTATGACCATTGAACAATATTTaactaaagaaaatttaatcTCAGTGATGAAACATTACATCCAAATGCATAAGAAAATATACTCAATTAGTCTGGTCACTAATTTATTAACTCGaaatattaattttctACTGAATGATTCAGAtcaatttttaaatattctaagAGAGTTACCTCAAGAGTACCCATTAACTAACTTGTTTGAAATCTTATTCCCCATAGTCAACAGACTTGATACGAAAACCCAAAACTTAGCATTACAAAAGGCATTATTGAAAGCAGAGCTTGCCAATACAAAGGAAATGATTAACAATTTACAAATTGAATAA
- the RSM28 gene encoding mitochondrial 37S ribosomal protein mS46 RSM28 (ancestral locus Anc_3.87), producing MTILTKQSKMLYSTHITQDFINDILSRALEATSRVAKKPLPRENKKPTDSSSSSKFASDGNARRRGPSRHRTDKENTPDTNDLLDVLSKESFISSNGKPLITKSSSDYTRGKKKFTRRKPVPDKKPFDLRSDVKKRYQEAKPIVSEKYIPEEPSLMSLLKYSPNLYHNRASRMINYSRGTLSESQFPMVRPPNLGVTQNLNDENVENIAYTVESSNFGKYMPATSLTLHREKLLKNLTVEPNVEKFEASVLGKYSLLKPHKKSDFDGVSKSDVKKAELLDNSVTVRTNLQKIVMDPSMKDILYDVCSGLKPISEITSIPNSNSSAKAE from the coding sequence ATGACAATTTTGACTAAACAATCCAAGATGCTTTATAGCACTCACATTACTcaagatttcattaatgatattCTTAGCCGTGCCCTAGAGGCAACTTCTCGTGTAGCTAAGAAACCACTTCCTAGAGAAAACAAGAAACCCACCGactcatcatcatcttccaaatttgcCTCTGACGGGAATGCACGTAGGAGAGGACCTTCAAGGCATCGTACTGATAAGGAGAACACCCCCGACACAAATGATCTATTAGACGTTCTCTCCAAGGAGTCTTTCATAAGTAGCAATGGCAAACCTCTGATTACAAAGTCTTCATCAGATTACACAAGaggaaagaagaaatttaccAGAAGGAAACCCGTGCCAGATAAGAAACCCTTCGATTTAAGATCGGATGTCAAGAAACGATACCAGGAGGCAAAACCGATAGTTTCAGAGAAATACATTCCAGAAGAACCATCTCTCATgtcattattgaaatacTCACCCAATTTGTACCATAACAGGGCTTCTCGAATGATTAATTATTCACGAGGCACTTTAAGCGAGTCGCAATTCCCCATGGTTAGACCCCCCAACCTTGGTGTCACTCAGaatttaaatgatgaaaatgtgGAGAATATTGCTTACACTGTGGAATCATCTAATTTTGGGAAGTACATGCCTGCCACGTCATTGACTTTACATAGAGAGAAGCTTTTAAAGAATCTGACTGTGGAGCCCAATGTGGAGAAATTTGAAGCAAGTGTATTGGggaaatattctttattgaAGCCACATAAGAAGAGTGATTTTGATGGTGTGAGTAAATCTGATGTGAAGAAGGCAGAATTATTGGATAATAGTGTTACTGTGAGAACAAACTTACAAAAGATTGTTATGGATCCATCTATGAAGGACATACTTTATGATGTTTGTTCTGGATTGAAACCAATATCTGAGATAACATCCATTCCTAATTCCAACTCTAGTGCCAAGGCAGAATAA